A stretch of DNA from Paramormyrops kingsleyae isolate MSU_618 chromosome 15, PKINGS_0.4, whole genome shotgun sequence:
ggctgactttttgtTCCGCAGAATGGTATTGAGCATGCCCACGCTTTCATCCTAAGTCCCGAGGCTTGGAGGTTCTGTGAGGTTGAGCAATATCTTAATGGTGAGTTTCTATTGCAATTCATTGCCTTTGCACTCAAGAATGAAAAATTATGAACTATTCAAAGCACTATACAAAGCTCATTATTTGCATTTCAGATGGGTTTAGTACAGGGGCATTGCTGGGATCACAAGACGTCCAGGGCTTAACTCAGAGATCTAATCTATCCAAGGGATCTCAAATTGAGATCATAGCTGTTAAAACATCTGAGCTCAACAAATCAATCAAGGCTCGTTCATATTCAGTCAAGGCTTCAGCCCCAAATGCCCCACGCTCATGATGTGCCTGGTTTTAGTGCAAAATGAAGTAATACTATCTAGTCATTCTTGACAGGTGAGCAGAAGCCTTGACCTTTCAAAGATGTTTTCTTAGAAATGAAAATGCTGCAAATGCACTCAATAGCTCTGCCTTCCATGTGCAGCTTAGTAAACGTGCATATCATAAATCCTCATTTGTAAAGAGAACAGGCATTATATGTAATCAagttcttttttcattttcataggCTATTTTATTGCTGTAAAAAAATACAATCTGAATATTTTACTATAATTTCAGTCGAATATGACCTGCTATATTTTAACGACTTATTGGCTTAAACCAGTGGCCGCTGTTGACTAAAAAACCGAGAAGGAAAGAGGATAATCAACCCATTGGGTCATGTTACTATACAGGCTGCCTACTTTTCCATATTTTCTTGTGGTCAAAAAATAGGTTACAGAGTATTTTCCCACAGCCAATTTATTCAAGCATCAAGTTTCCGATaatgattaaatattaaaatacttaTCCAGTGTACTGCTGTTGTCAGGGGatagggggtgctgttgacacCGTTAGCTCCCTCAGTCGCACTGGCACatcattttatgtgttttagcCAATATTGGACATTTTGAGGTAGTTCAGCTGTTACCTCCCCTGGTCCTCGGTACTTCATTTGGCCTCTAGGTGTCACTGTTGACAATATTGGAAACATTTTATAATATGACAAGCATGAAGAGGGGATAATTATATTTTAGCAATATCATAATATGGGGGTAAAGGGGGGGAGACTGAGTCCCTACTCCATTTGCATGAATGActgaaagtgcccccccccccaccaccaccactaccaACACCTGCCCCCTAACAACTGACCACCAGCTTCCCCTCAAAAAGTCAGCCCTGGTAACCAGCCATTTCAAAGTTACTAGTTAATGTAATTTAATCTCAAACACAAAGGAGGTACATTTTTCTCTACCCCCAAGGACCAGCCTCGTTTTGTTTACACTATCAGtgaatttatgtattttaagcCCTAGTTTGTACTAGAATCTACTTTTTGGGATTCTacttcatttattaatttattgtatgcatgcatttaattattaattattttgtgcttattttagtttcttgtgtttttctttttttcttcttttaaaatgtctgaaaagcactttgtaaaccttGTAGTTAAAACAGTGCTACATAAATTaagactgattgattgattagtTGACTGACTGATTGACACTTAGATGGACATAATACTTCTCTAATGCTTAACTGTAAGACTCTGAAATGCTTTTTATTGGCAAAATTGTGTGATTTCTGCTCTCCAGAGACCCCAGTGATTCACAGTGGCATAAAGGACATGACTGTGCTGAAAACGACGCAGTCTGGCTTCGAGGGTTTTCTGAAGGACAGGTTCACCACTCTACCCGAAGCTAAGGACAGGTTCTTCTGCACCAGTGTGTATGCAAGGTGGcgatataacacacacactaatGTCTCCTTTGACGCTGCGTGGTAAGTGACTGCTTCAGAGTGTCaacgtaaaaatgtacttatgGTTTTAGGTACTTCACAAAGAAATCAGAAGAAAAGATCCGGATCATAATAACGTAGAGCCAGAGGTTTTAGTTAAACCATAGTCTGTGAAATTATTTCTGGATATATTAGCCTATATTTTGACCAAGGCATAAAAGGCTACTAGTTTTATTGCTAAaagatttagttttttttttaatagtaaaTGATGATAATCATATTTGCAAAAAACACAGGTAGGTGGAGAAATTGGGCTCATGAGCTAAAAATCGTAGCTATATTTCAGCGTTTAGCATTGAACGTCTTTTTTGAATTGACTTATAAAAACCTATTTGAAgttcaaaaatgtgaaaaaaaaaactgcatttctCTTGCACAGGAAAACTGTAAAAGATATTATTATCGAGAAGTTTGCTGGCCCATATGACCGCGGTGAATACTCTCCATCGGTCCAGAAGACTATTTATGACACACAACTTCTCGTTCTTAGCCGAGTGCCACAGGTGGGTCCATACAAGCAGGAATGAGTAGGATAATGCATGCCGAACGATCATGGGGTGACACCTTTCATTACCCAGCAgggcatgtgagcggagtggagagGAGAGGTGAGAATTTCAGCTCCTCGCTCActaggctgttggctccgcccgctcctccgctctaattcgcactaagtcgctccgctcaacaccgctcctcactccactaaaatttcctcccgctccagtcaaatcgctccccGCTCGCTcaaatttaaaagagggacaaataatctgcatgcctaacaaatgtcaccttaaaccgaagccttatatcataaaatatgagcaacggcaacattgccagtcagaacagaaaatatttatttctaagCAACATGTAGGCAATAacagacaggtttggcaatggcattccacacaaaaataggcttaaaaataaaggaatcagtgggcttaatagcctaaagaatacacaggcacgttttaaattcctcaatttttttctgttgatgctgcgctgctgcgtctctctataaaataaaatttcagacagcgttacgtgaaatttaaaaaatcctattagacctactttgaatgacaaaactaccaatatttactttataggcttttatactttaatttactttatagacttaatatgctacaaccatataaaacttgctcgcgttttgctctggcttccgcctgttcgcgtagcacacactcatgtttctgagaaaagtgattccaaagtgaatcttcactcactgaaacagtttcaccacattgttgttcttgctctacattcttgtcatctatacgtttggtAAGAATAGtgcacttgtatgatttatcagtttcctttgtgaaatactttgcgaattccatctcgttccaatttgtgtaacagtcttgataattgtacagatgaattctgggtagatttgggcacgccttaGAATcttagtgtgagcggtatcggagcgaaattggagcgagacagagcgaccgctccagccttaaaaaaccgctccgcgctttgaccaaattctgcccgctccgctcctcgctcacatgctctgttacCCAATATTCTTCTGTTGACCCTTGACCtttacatacacacatttatcaGGTCACATTTATTCTTATGATATAGAAAAGGAGTGCCATGCATTAATCTTTTTCATAGggagtttattatttattgtgctTTTAGATGAACAATGTTTTATATTCGCTACATTAGATGAAGTCATAAACCAGCACTGCATAATGTTAAATTTTTGGATGTTATTCTGTGGGATATTTAGATGCTACCCTTACTGCCCTTTGCTTTAGAACCCAAAACacatgttaaatgtgttaaatattGTTTCGTTTGTAGGTGGAGGAGATTGAGATAGTCATGCCAAATCAGCATTACTTCACCATAGACATGACAAAACTGGGACTTCCCAACAAAGATGAGGTGGGTATTTGACATTTTGGATTGATTGTCACATTCCCCATGATTTCTGATAAGTAGAAttgtttgctgtattttctgaccccactagatggtgctgtctgttCATAAAAGGGTTCAAAgaatgccccaaagcaaaccaagagcaccatctagtggggtcaaaaattacagcaaatggttcatgaagcctCATTTGCTCATCACTACTATTTGGCAAAGATTTTCTTGTTGATTCATTTTGTTATAAATCTCTATATACTTCAAATAAGAAAGCAATAATAAATTCACAGTCACTAATAAATTCACCCAAGTTTGTGGTTATAGTTGTCATTCATACTACAGTTCTGTAAACATATTCCTTACAGTTATCAAAGGTCACCACAAATCATGCTGAATAAATGATTATGCAATATATAGAAATGTTCCACTTGAATACTAAGGGACCCCTCAGAAAAAGGGGTCCATTGACAGTATGTCTCCTGTCAGGTCCTTCTACCACTTGATAATCCCTCTGGGAACATCACTGGAACCGTGAGGCGAAAAGCACGAGCTAAACTGTAGAGGGCGCTGCCAAGGTGCAAAACAAGTGGAGCCACGGGCAAAGACAGAGCAAATAAATGATTATGCACTTATAATTATCAAACTCAGGAATGGACAATGAGCCTATAGGATGAGTTAAATGCTGTGTCCtttcaaatataaataattCACATTTAAATAATGCTTTTAAATGGATAAATGTGTTGGAATCATTTGCTATGctcatatataattataataatatgtgTCATTATAATTGTGGATATTGCTCTGTTAATTAAACTTTATTGCAACAAATTAGAGTGTGGGcttaacaaaaaagaaaaaaatgtatgtgtttaAATGCAGGTGGTCATCTTTTCTTTTGGTTACTGGACTGATCCAACTAACATTTAAAGGTCTGATACCCCCTGAATTCACCCAAACATCTCTGGGATAATTTTATGCATGAATTATATGTTTGCAATAAAAcacaccagaaaagtcacaacTATCAACCATTAATCAGATATagtaaacaaaaatgtaaacacCTATGAAATTTAATATGGAATCGAATAAATTAATGTTATCGGTAATTAACAGATTAGTTTCATATATCCAAAAAACAATACACAATAACTACCAAATCAACACGTTCGCTGAAAGAACATTATTCTACAAAGCAAATGTGGAGCCAACTAAATTCTGAACTATCAAAACGCACCCATATTGTGACCTAAGTGGCTTCAGTCAGATTCTCAAATATTTAGCAATATTCTTTACATTTTGCAGATTGATATACCCATAGAATCAACAGTCCTTGCATAATATATTTCGATAAACATTTACTGTGGAACTAGAGCAGCTATATAGAGAATATTCTTCTGCCTCATACAAAACACTTTGGTGGGAGAACTATACTTGGTACAAAATAGCATCTATTTTGAGAAGGGAAAGGACATAACCACTGTGGAGTTAGGTGGCCTCAAATTAGAATTAAAGACAACaaacggggggaggggggagggagggtaaCCCATGAATAATGTTTCATTGTCAATGACCAGTAAGAACAACATGCCTGTAAGTCATAgttaaatgttttatatttatgaaatgctagtttttgttttaaacatttttgcaaTTACTAATATAGATCAATATCCATAATCAATAGATTATAAATTGTTATGGATATGTATATTCACACACaccatatttaaatattataatctGAATAATTGAAAAGAATGCATTATTTACAAAAATAGGAGGTTTAAGCCTCCAATATGAACGTTCAGTGATTAAATGCACAAGTTATTACAGAACTCACTATacattttccattttgtttaattaaaatgatcTCACTTGGTGGTCTGAAGAGATATACAAAGGAAATTATCTGAGACCAAAACAACTGAAAAAACAATGTAGGAATATGATATCTTCATTCAGTCTAGGTGAGAATGTAGATCAAGAAAGAATAATGACAAATACAATCTTTCCTTGCGCCGGCATCTTGAACCCGTATCTGCCCCCAGATTAAGCCAGCCTATTCTTGTAAGGGGAAAAAAGCAGTGAACTGTGCTTTTGAAAAGAAATTTCGCAGGCCAGACATTATCATCCTGCATCCTTCCTGTGCGACTGACTTCTTCAGCAGAGGTTTGGTCATAGTGCACTATGTTTCAGGTGCTGATTCTGGAGGGGCTTTACGTGATACTCATAGATCTTCAGAGCCGGACCCAACTTTATCGTTAATCCAGTTAGGACGTCATTCCGGGTCATCAGTAGCAAAGATCTCCCATCAATCTCCTAGAAGAAAACAATTTTaggtatttgtttgttttggtatttttttgggggggtgctATTGTGCTGGGAGTTTTCATCCTCAGTGCTTctttcccacccccccacctgggATCAATGAAGTTCTATCTTTTCATCAGTCCAACCAAATGTTACAGTTGTTACAAAGAGAGGGAGCACCCTTAGTTTGTTGATTAATTCTTTCATTCCTCTACAGTGCCATGACTGATAAACAGCCACATAAACCATGAATTTAGTAATTATTACACTTTAAGTTCCTTTTTATGATATTAAGATTTTTGttgaaaatgtaattattttcaaaatgtacATGCCAGATGCATAAATTCAATTAAAATACTTAACTGGAAAAGCAAAAGACAGGAGGTTTTCTAATACAGTTATTTGGGAATCTGTAGAGAAGCAGATAAACTAAATATGCTCTACTGTACCTGATCGTGGAACGCACTTGCTTGTTCCTCAAAACCAGCCATTCGGAAATAATTAACGACATCCGCTACGGCCCACTGGGCAGGATCAGGGGGCTGGCCGTTCTCCATGGGGCTGTGGGCAAGGAAAGGGAGTAGAGACACACCTCTCCACCTCTCCTTTTCTATCACACAACTTTATGGGTTCTTTCGCTCTCATTTCGCAATGTAACGACCCTCTCTTTCAGCAATATATTACACGAGCCATAAAACATGACCGCTGTTTTTCTGCAGGAGCAGATTCAATCGGAATGAGTCTGTGCTTAATGACAATGACAAACGAGAAGATGCCAATGCAGAGACAGCACATGTTAGAGGACACTTGAAGGATGTCACAACTACACGGAAATACCTCCAACTTTTACCCCTCAATTTACATACAACAATTATCTTCACGCCATTGATATTGTCCCaaacacttttatttataaagttaataataaaaatggcaGTTCGGTCACTTACCTTTCAGTGTCTATAGAACCATTATCCTTTTTTTCCATATCAGCTATGAAAAAAGGACAGATatgatcattttctttgaccaTGTTTACATGTCGTTACACTCTTGTTATATCCATATGTACAATAACGCCCCACTAAATGTCTATTCCAATGAGCACTGTTAGATCAACACTGTCACTTTATTGCATGCCTAATACAATGCAATGGAAAACAATATGTTCCTATTAACAGTAAAATAAGGTCAATGCTGTACATATCACATAATTAGTTTGTGTGATTGCTTGTGGCTGTTCTTCCAACCACCCTCCTAGGTGACACAGCTATTTCCCAAGTGGCGACAATGTCCACTCTCTGGCACTAGAGGGGGCAGGAAGGCTCCCTTTTTCCACGTGACCTCAGTGAGTGTCCACATGGCAATGTGTTGCCCTTTATGGCTCTGGTCTCTCCATCCAGGCTGCTCCTGCTGGTTCATACCACTGAGCTGCTGTGCTCCACAGGCCTTGCTGGTAGACTCTGCTATTCTCTGGTCTAACTAGACacctttatttatttctcagatacttttatccaaagagatGTGCAACTGAGAACGCTAGGTCAACCAGATCCAAGGGCAACTGGGGAGTTAAGAGCCGAGCTCAAGGGCcaaatggtgaaatcactctgccgaccctgaGATCTGAACAAGTGACCTTCCTATTGCAGGCACACAGTCTAccctgctgagccacatactGCCCTCATACACCTGCTCTTTCTCTCCTGTCTGTAGCACTCAATAAGCATCCTTTTCGTACCCATTCTCATATCCCCTCAAGTGCCTCATCCATCTGCTCATGCAGATAGGGCCAAACAAAGAATTTGCATATTCTATAATTTGAACTAGAGCAAAACACAGATTCTAAATTAGAACAACAGGAATTTACACAAGTTTTCACAAAAAAAGCTAAGAAATACTTTATTTAGTACCAATAACATTACAGTGATAACATTTTGCTGCAGAAGAATGAGAAAAAGATAACTGAAACATGATTCAGATTATGGCCCAGTTTTTTTGCTTTATGAGTTATGTATAAATGACCACTAGAGAAATACTACCCGACATTCCAATTAATgcgttaaaaataaatttttactATTCACAGCAATAAAAGGCTGAGACATGTCAAAATAATCATGCTCAAAAAATCTGTAACATTTTCTTGAGAACGGGAATTAGTGGGAACAGAAACAAACTCAAGGGGAAAAAGCCCTTCTAGTTATAAACATGTTTTTAACCAAATATTGTTCAATGTGGTTCAAATTAATAAAGTATGATGCAGGAAGACATAAAACTCAACAATTATGTTCCACCCATCAAAATGTGTCAGCTCCCAAACATTTTCTGTGcaagaaaaaacacattattattattactactattattattaaataaatgtcttACAAATTGTACCTGAAGATGATTTTTCATATGCATTCAGTCCTTCATCTGCACTTCTTGTTTTGCTTTAACCTCACAACCACCAATCATTTTTGGACAGAAGTTCAGGTCCATCCTTAAAGACAATTAACATATATGAATGCTGCATTAGTACAAGTTTATAACTTACATATACTCTACTGAATCTGTATATCACATACTGCTCTCAACATCACATTAATAAGCAGATGAAAGGTCAAGTGTTCAAAATGGAATCAATGTGTTTTAAAGATTTCCatctatcccaggaaacacaggacaTTGGCTGTGGACTCCACAAAAACATGCTATTCAGTGGAAACATTAGCTTAACGTTAACTGCACCTTAAGTACACATCCCAATGAAAAATTATGTAAACAAAAATGTCCCAACCAGACTGAATGCCAAAAGGCTCCAGGCCTCCCAAGATCATAACCAGGAGAAggagttggaagatggatggaaggaacACACATCATGCACgacattaaaaaatgacacatatttgttattttatccaagggcatcatttaaattatCATGCTGTTCACAAAACAGTGCAAACACA
This window harbors:
- the uox gene encoding uricase; protein product: MANQDVEFVRTGYGKNLVKVLHVRREGTQHQIKELKANVQLTLKTRKDYVFGDNSDIIPTDTIKNTVHALAKIKGVKTIEEFAMDICRHFLTSFNHVTRAKVDIEEMPWRKLEKNGIEHAHAFILSPEAWRFCEVEQYLNETPVIHSGIKDMTVLKTTQSGFEGFLKDRFTTLPEAKDRFFCTSVYARWRYNTHTNVSFDAAWKTVKDIIIEKFAGPYDRGEYSPSVQKTIYDTQLLVLSRVPQVEEIEIVMPNQHYFTIDMTKLGLPNKDEVLLPLDNPSGNITGTVRRKARAKL
- the samd13 gene encoding sterile alpha motif domain-containing protein 13; its protein translation is MEKKDNGSIDTESPMENGQPPDPAQWAVADVVNYFRMAGFEEQASAFHDQEIDGRSLLLMTRNDVLTGLTIKLGPALKIYEYHVKPLQNQHLKHSAL